The following coding sequences lie in one Mycobacterium sp. Z3061 genomic window:
- a CDS encoding TetR/AcrR family transcriptional regulator, translated as MARSQLGRPVGASGEETRRRIIGATMRCVAQVGCQRATIREIARMADVTSASLYNYFPNKAELLKATIADRAETALPRLRRAADGPGHAVDRIEAVLDECGALMREYPDLAAFEWAIRAEHLVRVGGEARFEAFRGIIEGLVDRAHRNGELGDHPDLHATGEAIYALIYGLTELAAALPPDEYHAALDAAKVMVRGELFAPGS; from the coding sequence ATGGCCCGATCGCAGCTGGGCCGCCCCGTCGGGGCAAGCGGCGAGGAGACTCGCCGGCGGATCATCGGCGCGACGATGCGCTGCGTGGCGCAGGTCGGCTGCCAACGCGCCACCATCCGCGAGATCGCCCGCATGGCCGACGTCACGAGCGCCAGCCTCTACAACTACTTCCCCAACAAAGCGGAACTGCTCAAGGCGACGATCGCGGACAGGGCCGAGACCGCCCTGCCGAGGTTGCGCAGGGCGGCCGACGGTCCGGGGCACGCCGTCGATCGAATCGAGGCCGTGCTCGACGAATGCGGGGCTCTGATGCGCGAGTATCCCGACCTGGCGGCGTTCGAGTGGGCGATCCGGGCCGAACACCTCGTCAGGGTCGGAGGGGAAGCCCGGTTCGAGGCTTTCCGCGGGATCATCGAAGGCTTGGTGGACCGGGCCCACCGAAACGGCGAGCTCGGTGACCATCCTGATTTGCACGCCACCGGGGAAGCGATCTACGCGCTCATCTACGGCTTGACCGAGCTGGCCGCGGCGCTGCCGCCCGACGAGTACCACGCTGCGCTGGACGCTGCCAAAGTCATGGTCAGAGGCGAACTCTTCGCTCCGGGAAGCTAG
- a CDS encoding TetR/AcrR family transcriptional regulator: MDRIVGTALELVDEEGAEALSMRSLAQRLGSGTATLYRHFANRAELVAMVVDRMLGEVAIASEPALPWDEACILFAHNMFEALGRHSNAAKLLAGHIPMGPNAMAQREFVLSVLLNGGFAAEAAARTYATLSRFILGFAMQVSASEVTEHNDESATVMFGRLDADSYPATVAVAGHLPVPLADEFDFGLRLIVDGLARLA, encoded by the coding sequence CTGGACCGGATCGTGGGCACCGCCCTGGAACTCGTCGACGAAGAAGGTGCGGAGGCGCTGTCCATGAGATCGCTCGCGCAGCGTCTGGGCTCGGGCACCGCAACGCTCTACCGTCACTTTGCGAATCGCGCGGAATTGGTGGCCATGGTGGTCGACCGGATGCTCGGCGAGGTAGCGATTGCGAGCGAGCCGGCACTGCCATGGGACGAGGCGTGTATCTTGTTCGCGCACAACATGTTCGAAGCGCTCGGGCGACATAGCAACGCCGCCAAGTTGCTGGCCGGTCATATTCCGATGGGGCCGAACGCGATGGCGCAGCGCGAGTTCGTGCTGAGCGTCCTACTGAACGGTGGGTTCGCCGCGGAAGCGGCCGCACGCACCTACGCCACCCTGTCGCGCTTCATTCTGGGCTTCGCCATGCAGGTTTCGGCGTCGGAGGTCACGGAACACAATGACGAGTCGGCGACGGTGATGTTCGGCCGCCTCGACGCCGACAGTTACCCGGCGACCGTGGCGGTCGCCGGGCACCTGCCGGTGCCGTTGGCCGATGAGTTCGACTTCGGGCTGCGACTCATCGTCGACGGGTTGGCGCGCCTCGCCTGA
- a CDS encoding SRPBCC family protein, whose translation MTVIVVDRGPRRVSRRVEVAAPVAELFAMAADPRRHSELDGSGTVQANVKAPAQLSEGAKFSTNMKMFGLPYRITSTVTAFKPDELIEWRHPLGHRWRWEFEAVSPTVTRVTETFDYHDAGTLKKKLKYYERMGFAKANARGIEATLAKLRDRYPTA comes from the coding sequence ATGACTGTCATCGTCGTCGACAGGGGACCCCGCAGGGTCAGTCGCAGGGTCGAGGTCGCCGCGCCAGTGGCTGAATTGTTCGCAATGGCCGCCGATCCGCGGCGGCACAGTGAATTGGACGGGTCGGGCACGGTGCAGGCCAACGTGAAGGCCCCGGCCCAGCTGTCCGAGGGTGCGAAGTTCTCGACGAACATGAAGATGTTCGGTTTGCCCTACCGCATCACCAGCACGGTGACCGCCTTCAAGCCCGATGAACTGATCGAGTGGCGGCATCCGCTCGGTCACCGGTGGCGGTGGGAATTCGAAGCGGTCTCACCGACCGTCACCCGCGTCACCGAGACCTTCGACTACCACGACGCCGGGACGCTCAAGAAGAAACTGAAGTACTACGAGCGCATGGGTTTCGCGAAAGCGAATGCCCGCGGTATCGAGGCGACGCTGGCCAAGCTGCGCGACCGCTACCCGACGGCTTGA
- a CDS encoding polysaccharide deacetylase family protein: MSRRRFLGSLAVSTVAGVGLARCMVDPQPRTFAQTPAVAAADAPPAGPTVAGLLPPPPPSARVRLPGGGVLSQLPGSGDLLALTVDDGTNSEVVRAYTQFAKDTGIRLTYFVNGTYDSWTDNLALLRPLVESGQIELGNHTWSHPDLTTLSKGDIAKQLTRNDEFLKKTYGVGAKPYWRPPYAKHNAAVDAVAADLGYSVPVLWSGSLSDSTLITEEYIVKMADQYFTPQSIVIGHLNHLPVTHVYPQLVDIIRARNLRTVTFNDVFLKTP; this comes from the coding sequence CTGAGCCGCCGCCGTTTCCTTGGTTCCCTCGCCGTCTCCACCGTTGCAGGCGTGGGCCTGGCCCGCTGCATGGTCGACCCCCAGCCGCGCACATTCGCCCAGACGCCCGCTGTCGCCGCTGCGGACGCTCCACCCGCCGGTCCGACCGTCGCGGGCCTGTTGCCGCCGCCACCCCCGAGCGCACGCGTGAGGCTGCCCGGCGGCGGTGTACTGAGCCAGCTGCCCGGTAGTGGTGACCTGCTGGCGCTCACCGTCGACGACGGGACCAACAGCGAGGTGGTGCGCGCCTACACGCAGTTCGCGAAGGACACCGGTATCCGATTGACGTACTTCGTCAACGGAACCTACGACTCGTGGACCGACAACCTGGCGCTGCTCCGGCCGTTGGTCGAATCCGGGCAGATCGAGCTCGGCAACCACACCTGGTCGCATCCCGACCTGACCACCCTGTCCAAGGGTGATATCGCCAAGCAGCTCACGCGCAACGACGAGTTCCTGAAAAAGACGTACGGCGTTGGCGCCAAGCCCTACTGGCGCCCACCGTATGCAAAGCACAACGCGGCTGTCGACGCGGTGGCCGCCGACCTCGGATACAGCGTGCCGGTCCTGTGGTCGGGATCGCTGTCGGATTCGACGTTGATCACCGAGGAATACATCGTGAAGATGGCCGACCAGTACTTCACGCCGCAGTCCATCGTGATCGGGCACCTGAACCATTTGCCCGTCACCCACGTCTACCCGCAGCTGGTCGATATCATCCGCGCCCGCAACCTTCGCACGGTCACCTTCAACGACGTCTTCCTCAAGACTCCGTAG
- a CDS encoding LLM class flavin-dependent oxidoreductase, whose product MAELLTALRLNMTNIADPAARHGDRYRAALEMAEFADKNGFTAVSGEEHHLAATGWLPSPLLLAAALAGRTRRVRISINALIVPLYDPIRLAEDIAVLDNLAQGRFSFVAGMGYRPEEYHAVGKDWSQRGALMDHCLSVLLQAWGDESFEYGGTVINVTPKPHTRPHPFFFVGGMTAAAARRAARFGLPFSPPMAMPDLVAVYHDELRKHGKTGFAYYPEKGSTVTLLHPDPDEAWSRYGGFIMNEAAEYSGWKRDGVPRPNERPAASVEDLRHLDNVEILTPDQLLAQIRCGRKDIVINPLIGGLPIDDGWAGLHRLVDEVLPYV is encoded by the coding sequence ATGGCGGAACTGCTCACCGCGCTGCGGCTGAACATGACCAACATCGCCGATCCGGCGGCGCGTCACGGCGACCGCTATCGGGCTGCGCTGGAGATGGCGGAGTTCGCCGACAAGAACGGGTTCACGGCCGTCAGCGGCGAGGAGCACCACCTGGCCGCCACGGGTTGGCTGCCGTCGCCGTTGCTGCTGGCCGCCGCACTGGCGGGACGCACCCGCCGCGTCCGGATCAGCATCAATGCGCTGATCGTTCCGCTCTACGATCCGATCAGGCTCGCCGAGGACATCGCCGTGCTGGACAATCTGGCTCAGGGCCGGTTCAGCTTCGTGGCCGGAATGGGTTACCGCCCAGAGGAATACCACGCCGTCGGCAAGGACTGGTCACAGCGCGGCGCCCTGATGGACCACTGCCTCTCGGTGCTGCTGCAGGCATGGGGCGACGAATCCTTCGAGTACGGCGGCACGGTCATCAATGTCACGCCCAAGCCGCACACCCGTCCACACCCCTTCTTCTTCGTCGGCGGGATGACCGCCGCGGCGGCCCGCCGCGCGGCACGTTTCGGGTTGCCGTTCTCGCCGCCGATGGCGATGCCGGACCTGGTGGCCGTGTACCACGACGAGTTACGCAAGCACGGCAAAACCGGCTTCGCCTACTACCCGGAGAAGGGCAGCACGGTCACCCTGCTGCATCCCGACCCGGACGAGGCCTGGTCGCGCTACGGCGGATTCATCATGAACGAGGCAGCCGAGTACTCGGGCTGGAAACGGGACGGGGTCCCCCGGCCGAACGAGAGGCCCGCGGCGTCGGTCGAAGACCTGCGGCATCTCGACAACGTCGAGATACTGACTCCGGACCAGTTGCTCGCGCAGATTCGCTGCGGCCGTAAAGACATCGTGATCAACCCGTTGATCGGCGGTCTTCCGATCGATGACGGCTGGGCCGGCTTGCACCGGTTGGTCGATGAGGTTCTCCCGTACGTGTGA
- a CDS encoding mycofactocin-coupled SDR family oxidoreductase, whose amino-acid sequence MDSPLKGRVAVITGAARGQGRAHAVRLSADGADIIALDLAGPLPSSVPYDSPTPDDLAETSRLVQANGRRAVTAAVDVRDLDTLKIAVDRGVAEFGRLDVIVANAGICNPAAWDQITAQAFRDTIDTNVIGTWNTVMAGAHHIIDGGRGGSIILIGSAAGIRMQSFMIHYTASKHAVVGMARGFAAELGRHNIRVNSLNPGAVATPMGTGRMREAMQSAADTNPQLRDMHKPLLPEGIAQPEDIADAVAWLASDQSRFVTGTQLSVDIGIGYC is encoded by the coding sequence ATGGATAGTCCGTTGAAGGGACGCGTCGCGGTGATCACCGGCGCGGCGCGCGGACAGGGCCGGGCGCACGCGGTGCGGCTCAGCGCCGATGGCGCCGACATCATCGCGCTCGACCTCGCCGGGCCTCTGCCCAGCAGCGTCCCCTACGACTCACCGACACCCGATGACCTCGCCGAGACCTCCCGGCTGGTGCAGGCCAACGGCCGGCGAGCCGTGACGGCCGCGGTCGACGTGCGCGACCTGGACACCCTCAAGATCGCCGTCGACCGCGGGGTCGCCGAATTCGGCCGGCTCGACGTGATCGTCGCCAACGCGGGTATCTGCAATCCCGCGGCCTGGGATCAGATCACCGCCCAGGCATTCCGCGACACCATCGACACGAATGTGATCGGGACGTGGAACACCGTGATGGCCGGCGCCCATCACATCATCGATGGTGGCCGCGGCGGGTCCATCATCCTGATCGGGTCGGCCGCCGGCATCCGGATGCAGTCGTTCATGATCCACTACACCGCCAGCAAGCACGCCGTCGTGGGCATGGCCCGCGGGTTCGCAGCCGAGCTCGGCCGGCACAACATTCGCGTCAACAGCCTGAATCCGGGAGCGGTCGCGACACCGATGGGGACCGGCCGGATGCGGGAGGCCATGCAGTCGGCCGCCGACACCAACCCGCAGCTGCGTGACATGCACAAGCCGTTGCTGCCCGAAGGCATCGCCCAGCCCGAGGACATCGCGGATGCGGTCGCGTGGCTGGCTTCGGATCAGTCCAGGTTCGTGACCGGCACCCAGCTCTCGGTCGACATCGGGATCGGCTACTGCTGA
- a CDS encoding pyridoxamine 5'-phosphate oxidase family protein produces MLLPLAAEPFTAPTDRDMLPSERREFVRTHRTAIFGYRRRNDGPAMSVVYYIPTDDGELLVSTMAGRGKARIIERDNKISLCVLDERWPFTYLQVYTDATLDEDRDLAVDVMMAVAGRMSGQPLGAEARPSIEAMCDRENRVVIRCRPYSTFATPPRHLHRNDEVEQLSHWVSGVVPWDAADPAA; encoded by the coding sequence ATGCTTCTCCCCCTTGCCGCGGAGCCGTTCACGGCTCCCACCGACCGCGACATGCTTCCCTCCGAGCGCCGCGAATTCGTCCGCACCCACCGCACCGCGATATTCGGCTACCGCCGCCGCAACGACGGCCCGGCGATGTCGGTCGTCTACTACATCCCCACCGACGACGGCGAGTTGCTGGTTTCCACGATGGCCGGCCGCGGCAAGGCCCGGATCATCGAGCGGGACAACAAGATCAGTCTGTGCGTGCTGGACGAGCGCTGGCCCTTCACCTACCTGCAGGTCTACACGGACGCAACGCTGGACGAGGACCGCGACCTGGCGGTGGACGTGATGATGGCAGTGGCCGGACGGATGTCGGGCCAGCCGCTCGGAGCAGAGGCGCGCCCGTCGATCGAGGCGATGTGTGACCGGGAGAACCGCGTGGTGATCCGTTGCCGCCCTTACTCGACGTTCGCCACGCCGCCCCGGCATCTGCACCGCAACGACGAGGTCGAACAGCTGTCGCACTGGGTTTCCGGCGTGGTGCCGTGGGACGCCGCCGACCCCGCGGCGTGA
- a CDS encoding cutinase family protein, with amino-acid sequence MITRILGSAAAVAAGFSASILASPAPSASAEPCPDVEVVYARGTGEEGLGATGQAFVDALRPRIGAQSMGVYSVNYPASEEWATGVDGIRDAGAHVNSMAAACPKTKMVLSGFSQGAAVMGFVTSARVPDGVDPATVPKPLDPAVADHVSSVVLFGTPNVRAMEFLGQPQVAIGPLYQAKTLKICAPEDPVCSQGLNFAAHNSYADDGASIEQGAAFAAARLGGGAPAPVPSGFGN; translated from the coding sequence ATGATCACGCGTATCCTCGGTTCCGCCGCAGCCGTGGCTGCGGGTTTCAGTGCCTCGATCCTGGCTTCCCCCGCCCCCTCCGCATCGGCCGAGCCATGCCCCGACGTCGAGGTGGTGTACGCCAGGGGTACCGGCGAAGAGGGCCTCGGCGCCACGGGTCAGGCTTTCGTCGACGCACTGCGGCCGCGCATCGGCGCGCAGTCGATGGGCGTGTATTCGGTCAACTACCCCGCCAGCGAGGAGTGGGCCACCGGAGTCGACGGCATCAGGGACGCCGGCGCTCACGTGAACTCGATGGCCGCCGCCTGCCCCAAGACCAAGATGGTGCTCTCCGGCTTCTCGCAGGGGGCCGCGGTCATGGGCTTCGTCACCTCCGCCAGGGTTCCGGACGGCGTCGACCCCGCGACCGTGCCCAAACCGCTCGATCCTGCTGTGGCCGACCATGTCTCCTCGGTGGTGCTGTTCGGGACGCCTAACGTGCGCGCGATGGAGTTCCTGGGTCAGCCGCAGGTGGCGATCGGTCCGCTGTATCAGGCGAAGACGCTGAAGATCTGCGCCCCCGAAGACCCGGTGTGCTCGCAGGGTTTGAACTTCGCCGCGCACAACTCTTACGCCGACGACGGGGCGTCGATCGAGCAGGGCGCGGCCTTCGCCGCGGCTCGCCTCGGCGGCGGCGCTCCGGCGCCGGTTCCGTCCGGCTTCGGCAACTGA
- a CDS encoding TetR/AcrR family transcriptional regulator: protein MTVSSSLSDSSPPGTQLGRPVGADGEQTRRRIITAAMRCVAEVGYSQTTIREIARAADMTSGSLYHYFPNKSELLRATGQEIENIVAPRLRGAVQRSEDVADQLDAVLDESKRLVRDFPHLAAFLRAVRSGGTTQSRLGAPPYPGSKALRDVVTEIVENADRQGALSPATNTAAAIDAICALTRGLTEPAALDTPEAYDATLGVAKRMIRGTLFARPKNGQ from the coding sequence GTGACTGTCAGTTCTTCCCTGTCCGATTCGTCCCCACCCGGAACTCAGCTGGGCCGCCCGGTAGGCGCTGACGGCGAGCAGACCCGGCGCCGCATCATCACCGCGGCCATGCGGTGTGTGGCAGAGGTCGGCTATTCGCAGACGACGATCCGCGAGATCGCCCGGGCCGCTGACATGACCAGCGGCAGCCTCTATCACTACTTTCCGAACAAGTCCGAACTGCTGCGTGCGACCGGTCAGGAGATCGAGAACATCGTCGCGCCCCGGCTGCGTGGCGCCGTACAGCGCTCCGAGGACGTCGCCGATCAACTCGATGCGGTGCTGGACGAGTCGAAGCGACTGGTGCGCGACTTCCCGCACCTGGCCGCCTTTCTGCGCGCCGTGCGCTCGGGCGGCACCACACAGTCGAGGCTGGGGGCGCCCCCATATCCCGGCTCCAAGGCGCTGCGCGACGTCGTGACGGAGATCGTCGAAAACGCAGACCGCCAGGGTGCGTTGTCTCCTGCCACCAACACCGCGGCAGCGATCGACGCCATCTGCGCGCTGACGCGCGGCCTGACGGAGCCGGCGGCCCTCGACACACCGGAGGCGTACGACGCCACCCTCGGTGTTGCCAAACGAATGATCAGAGGAACGTTGTTCGCGCGGCCGAAAAACGGGCAGTGA
- a CDS encoding NAD(P)/FAD-dependent oxidoreductase, with the protein MRYVLGRIRAAGRRRPSPKVAIIGAGFGGLGAAIALRRAGIDDLVIIEAADGVGGTWRRNTYPGAACDIQSHLYSFSFAPNKSWSRTYARQPEILAYLESVVDDFDLRRHLMLNTALRSARWDDGAGRWNLQLDRQGSDQDLAVDVVVCAAGLFGSVRFPDIAGLTEFGGALMHTAQWDHDVDLTGERVAVIGTGASGVQVIPELARIAGHLTVFQRTPPWMVPKEDRPYSATELAQFRRNPLAARRKRWEIWKFQHDNTATMADDPIVAARSQFATSFLERTVPDEQLRRDLTPDYPFRCKRVLLGDDFYRALQRDNVTLVTDPVERLTKTSVVTASGATVDVDAVVLATGFETSHYLSGIDVVGAGGQNLHQRWGADPTAYLGVAVPGFPNFFMLYGPNTNQGGNSIVYILEAGARLVASAVSRIARRGGFLQVRPEAEQRYNDRLSADLERSIWTQCDSYFRSPSGRVVTQWPYTELEYARRTWRVRPGDWVHAQAASPKIAAGRLPNRP; encoded by the coding sequence GTGAGGTATGTCCTCGGTCGGATCAGGGCGGCCGGGCGCCGCCGGCCTTCCCCGAAGGTGGCGATCATCGGGGCGGGGTTCGGCGGCCTGGGCGCCGCGATTGCGCTGCGTCGTGCCGGTATCGATGACCTGGTGATCATCGAAGCCGCCGACGGCGTCGGCGGGACCTGGCGGCGCAACACCTACCCGGGCGCAGCCTGTGACATCCAGAGCCACCTCTATTCATTTTCGTTCGCGCCCAACAAATCCTGGAGCCGAACCTACGCCCGGCAGCCCGAGATACTGGCCTATCTCGAGTCGGTGGTCGACGACTTCGACCTCCGGCGCCACCTCATGCTCAACACCGCGCTGCGGTCTGCCCGCTGGGACGACGGAGCCGGACGGTGGAACTTGCAGCTGGACCGTCAAGGCAGCGATCAGGATCTCGCCGTCGACGTCGTCGTCTGTGCCGCCGGTCTTTTCGGATCCGTGCGATTTCCAGACATTGCCGGCCTGACCGAATTCGGTGGCGCCCTCATGCACACCGCGCAGTGGGATCACGACGTCGACCTGACAGGCGAGCGGGTGGCGGTGATCGGAACCGGCGCCAGCGGCGTGCAGGTCATCCCCGAGCTGGCGAGGATCGCCGGGCACCTCACGGTTTTCCAGCGGACACCGCCCTGGATGGTGCCCAAAGAGGACCGGCCATACAGCGCAACGGAATTGGCGCAGTTTCGGCGGAACCCGCTGGCCGCGCGCCGGAAGCGTTGGGAGATCTGGAAATTCCAGCACGACAACACCGCGACCATGGCCGACGACCCGATCGTCGCCGCGCGATCGCAATTCGCGACATCGTTTCTGGAACGCACCGTGCCCGATGAGCAGTTGCGCCGCGATCTGACGCCGGACTATCCGTTCCGCTGCAAACGCGTGTTGCTGGGCGACGATTTCTACCGGGCGCTGCAACGGGACAACGTCACTCTGGTCACCGATCCCGTCGAGCGGTTGACGAAGACCTCGGTGGTCACGGCGTCGGGGGCCACGGTCGATGTGGACGCCGTCGTGCTCGCCACCGGATTCGAAACGTCGCACTACCTGTCAGGCATCGATGTGGTGGGTGCAGGGGGACAGAACCTGCACCAACGGTGGGGTGCCGACCCGACCGCCTATCTGGGCGTGGCGGTGCCGGGGTTCCCGAATTTCTTCATGCTCTACGGGCCCAACACCAACCAGGGCGGCAATTCGATCGTCTACATCCTCGAGGCGGGAGCGCGACTGGTGGCTAGCGCGGTGTCCCGGATCGCCCGTCGCGGAGGATTCCTCCAGGTGCGTCCCGAGGCGGAGCAGCGCTACAACGACCGACTCTCGGCGGACTTGGAACGCTCCATCTGGACGCAGTGCGACAGCTACTTCCGCTCACCCAGCGGTCGCGTCGTGACCCAGTGGCCGTACACCGAGTTGGAATACGCACGCCGTACCTGGCGGGTCCGGCCCGGCGACTGGGTGCACGCCCAAGCCGCTTCGCCGAAAATTGCCGCAGGGCGACTGCCGAATCGACCCTAA
- a CDS encoding NAD(P)/FAD-dependent oxidoreductase — MTGTVGRTFDVEALRQKYAQERNRRLRPDGIAQYVEIAGEFARFAADPWADDDFTREPVADEVDVAIVGAGFGGLLTGVRLRQLGVESIRLIDRAADVGGTWYWNRYPGIACDVESYVYIPLLEELGYVPEQKYAKGSEIFGHCRRIAEHYDLYRDACLQTDVHEIRWDADTSRWIIRTNHGDEMRAKFVSMANGYQAKPKLPGIPGINDFRGHMFHTSRWDYAYTGDQLENLSDKRVGIIGTGATAVQCVPHLGAAAQRLYVFQRTPSSVDVRANGPTDPLWANTLQPGWQRERIENFQILTSGGQADQDLVADAWTSITRKLPVMRHDTDATVSPEQRTRDIEVADFAKMEEIRARVDEIVLDPATAEALKPWYGYFCKRPCFHDDYLQTFNRENVTLVDTRGRGVEQITEAGAVVDGVTYELDCLIFATGFEVGTDYSRRTGFELIGRDGVTLTQRWSDGVRTFQGLCANGFPNCFIESIAQAGLTVNFPYLLDVQATHAAWIIAWALQHGVSEVEASAAAEASWVETVVQRAAATAERARTCTPGYYNREGKADAKTRQGSFFFGGPTEYADLLAAWRADGDLAGFDIRPTRDFP, encoded by the coding sequence TTGACCGGAACTGTCGGGCGCACATTCGACGTGGAAGCGCTGCGCCAGAAGTACGCGCAGGAGCGTAACCGGCGACTGCGTCCTGACGGGATCGCTCAGTATGTGGAGATCGCGGGGGAGTTCGCCCGGTTTGCGGCCGACCCGTGGGCGGACGACGACTTCACCCGTGAGCCGGTCGCCGACGAGGTGGACGTGGCGATTGTCGGGGCCGGGTTCGGCGGGTTGCTGACCGGTGTGCGGCTACGCCAACTCGGGGTCGAGAGCATCCGGCTCATCGATCGCGCGGCTGACGTCGGCGGCACCTGGTACTGGAACCGCTATCCGGGAATCGCGTGCGACGTCGAGTCCTACGTCTATATCCCACTACTGGAAGAGCTGGGTTACGTCCCGGAGCAGAAGTATGCGAAGGGGTCGGAGATCTTCGGGCACTGCCGGCGAATCGCCGAACACTACGATCTCTACCGGGATGCCTGCCTGCAGACCGACGTACATGAAATCCGATGGGATGCCGACACTTCCCGCTGGATAATCAGGACGAACCACGGCGACGAGATGCGCGCCAAGTTCGTCTCGATGGCCAACGGGTATCAAGCCAAGCCCAAGTTGCCCGGCATCCCGGGCATCAACGACTTCCGCGGCCACATGTTTCACACCAGCCGATGGGACTACGCGTACACCGGTGATCAACTGGAGAATCTCTCGGACAAGCGGGTCGGCATCATCGGAACCGGGGCCACCGCCGTGCAGTGTGTGCCTCACCTCGGGGCCGCGGCACAGCGGCTGTACGTGTTCCAGCGCACCCCGTCGTCGGTGGACGTGCGCGCCAACGGTCCAACGGATCCGCTGTGGGCCAACACCTTACAGCCGGGATGGCAGCGGGAACGGATCGAGAATTTCCAGATACTCACCTCCGGGGGTCAAGCGGACCAGGATCTGGTCGCCGATGCCTGGACGAGCATCACCCGCAAGCTGCCGGTGATGCGCCACGACACCGATGCGACCGTCAGTCCCGAGCAACGCACCCGGGATATCGAGGTTGCGGACTTCGCGAAGATGGAGGAGATCCGGGCACGGGTCGATGAGATCGTGCTCGATCCCGCGACAGCCGAGGCTCTCAAGCCGTGGTATGGCTACTTCTGTAAGCGGCCATGTTTCCATGACGACTACCTGCAAACCTTCAACCGCGAGAATGTGACGCTGGTGGACACCCGTGGACGGGGCGTCGAGCAGATCACCGAGGCCGGTGCAGTGGTCGACGGGGTGACCTATGAGCTTGACTGTCTGATCTTCGCAACGGGTTTCGAAGTGGGCACCGATTACTCCCGGCGTACCGGCTTCGAGCTGATCGGCCGTGACGGCGTGACGTTGACGCAGCGGTGGAGCGACGGGGTTCGCACCTTCCAGGGCCTGTGCGCCAACGGTTTTCCCAACTGCTTCATCGAAAGCATCGCCCAGGCCGGATTGACCGTCAATTTCCCCTATCTGCTGGACGTCCAGGCCACCCACGCCGCCTGGATCATCGCCTGGGCTCTGCAGCACGGGGTGAGTGAAGTCGAGGCGTCGGCCGCGGCGGAAGCCTCCTGGGTCGAGACGGTGGTGCAGCGGGCGGCGGCCACCGCGGAGCGGGCGAGGACCTGCACACCCGGTTACTACAACCGGGAAGGCAAGGCGGACGCGAAGACCCGTCAAGGCAGTTTCTTCTTCGGTGGCCCTACCGAATACGCCGACCTGCTGGCCGCATGGCGGGCCGATGGGGACCTGGCGGGCTTCGACATTCGCCCTACCCGGGACTTTCCGTGA